In bacterium, the DNA window CCGGTTACATAACGTGCAAGGACTGAAGCTGACTTGACAAACAGGATTCCATCATTATATTAAAGGATAACTGTCGAAACGTTTTTATGAGAAATCCGGATACTATGAAAATTATAACTGGGATCTTTTTCACTTTTATTTTTCTATTTTATGGCTTATACGCGGAAGCCTTTGATATTAATGGCTATGATTCTGCCCGTCATGACAGGTTTAACCAGGGATTTATGTATCAAATCCCCAGAATAATCTCTTGTTCTATCTGTCTTCATACGACCGGTCTGGAGCAGGATGGGAAACCAACTCTCCTTAAAGAAGCATAGCCATGTTTTTCGTTCTTCCTGATAAAAACAGTTTTTATTTGGATTTCACGGGTTATTTTATATAATATTTACAGGTAAATTATGCGGATAAAAATTTTATATATGATTTTCCTTTTAACTTTTATTGCCGCGGTTTTTTTATGCGCTTTTTCCCTGAAAGAAAAAATAAGCGGCACACAAAATTCTGTCTCCTTCCAAATCGAATTCCTTAAAGCTAAATAAAAATCTTTAAAACTCTTCTACATTTTAGCCTTTATTTTTTGTATAATCCTTTGCCTATGACATTAATAAAACCGGATTACATGGCTGAAGCCCTCAAGGAAGCTGTGAAAGCTTTCGACAAGGGGGAGGTCCCTGTAGGCGCCGTGATAATAAACAGGTACGGGAGCCTGATTGCAAGAGCGCATAACCAGTCCGAGACATTAAAGGACGCAACCGCTCACGCTGAAATGATAGCCATTACACAGGCCTCAAACGCGATAGGCGGCTGGCGGCTGGCGGACTGCACAATGTATGCAACAAAAGAACCCTGCACGATGTGCGCGGGAGCTATTTTTTTATCCAGAATAAAAAAAGTCGTTTACGGGTGCCCGGAGAAAAGGTGCGGGGGGCTCGTTCAGCTTATTAAAACGGGGAAGTTTCCCGAAATAGAAGCTTCGCTTGAAATAGAGTTTCAGGAAAACCGCGCCTGCGCGGAAATACTGGAAGAGTTCTTTGAGAAATTGAGGAAAAAGTAAAAAACAAAAATAATAAATATTTAAATTAAATTTTTTGTATTGATAGTATTTATCTGTGTACATCTGTGTAATCTGTGGTTTAAAAAAAGCTTTTTATGCTCTTTTTTATGAGTTTCTCCCCCCTATTGTTTTACTTCGTAAAACAAAGAATTGGGGGTATGTTCAACTAAATAACTTACGTTTACTTCGTTCCATAAGTTACAGTTTCATGAAGCAAGATGTTTTATGATAAATTAGGGCTCACCCCCTACTGATTTGCTTCGCAAATCAAAACGTTGGGGGTCCGCTCAACTTGGCAACTTATGTTCATTAACATTCCATAAGTTACAGTTTCGCGGAGAGGTGGCAGAGTGGCCGATTGCGCCGGTCTCGAAAACCGGTTCCCGCTTTGCGGGACCAGGGTTCAAATCCCTGCCTCTCCGCCATTCCGCCACAGGCGGAATGGCGGAACAATTGAAAATTGAGCAATAGATAAAAACAAGATTTTCAATTGTGGTCTATTTTCGATTTCTCTATTGTTCGAATAAATCAGTAAACACAACCAAGCCCCATAAAAAGGAAAATAATGAACAACAAATGCAAAAACTGCAGTGAATATAAAAGATGCAAAGACACTTTTGCATCGTGGATATTTTTTATCATCGGATTAATCGCGACAATCGCTATGCGCCTTGTAACGGTATTCATACATCTTAACCCTCTATACGGCAAACTGGCATGGTATGTAGGCGTAGGCGGCTTTTTTATCTTCTTTGTTTACAAATTCAGGGTAAATAAAGCCCGGGGGGAACTACTGGAAAAAAATAACTTAATAGACAAACTCCGCAATAAAGAAACTCTTTCAAGCGAAGATTCTCAATTAATAAGTTCCGTATTGTGCGGCATTAGATCCGCTAAAGAACAGATAAATTATTTTGTTATCTTCATTCTTTCGGCAGTAGCCATGGCTGTAGCTGTATATCTTGATTTTATCAGGTGAAAAATCTAATCGTCGGAGGTTATGCCGTATCCGGGGCCGGGCGAGTCATAAGGTTTGGGCCCGTCATTTATCTCAACGGCTGAAGGCTGGTTGACCGGGCTGTCTTTCCCAAACGGCATCGCGTCCAGCCCTTTTTCCACCGAAGGGATATCCGGCTGGTTGTAGGACCCGAACGGTTTGGGACCCGAACCTTCATGATCTGAAGTGCCTTGCACAGACTGTTCTTCCATCATCGTTTCCCAATCTTCAGAGAAAGATGCGCCAGAAATAATAAACGCAAAAACTAAAAAAAAGAAAATAACTCTGCTCATATTTATATTCTACCAGAATTTCCTGATTATGCGTGAAAATTATAAAAGTTTTTTCTTGTAAGAAACCGCAACAAAAAATAGAATTATATAGTTATACATTTATGGGGGGAAGGGAAATGATCAAACAACCCAAGCTGGTTGTTAAAGGTCGTCGTAAAGTCAGCCGCCTGAAAGTCCGCGGTAAAATAAAAATACTGGAAAAATCCCTATTCGCGAAAACCGAACCCTTCGAAGTAAAGATGTATGACATATCCGAAGGCGGCGCGAAGATAGTCTCGGAAAAACAATTAAAATCAAAACAGGAAGTAGTCCTTTCTTTTCAGACAAAAGAAATGATAAAACCGATTGAAATGAAAGGGGTTATCCTCTGGACAAGAATCCTGAAATCGGATAATAAGGATTACACGCTCGCCGGATTAAAGTTTACCTCACAAAATGGGAAACTATTCGAAAGAGTAGCGACAATGTTATACGCAAGGATGTTATAATCTTCCCGGGAAACACTGTTATGAAAGAAATAAAATGCCCCATCTGTAATAAAAGGATATCAAGCGATGTTCTTACCGTTAAACTGCACACGGAAGAACATATTGTCGAAGAAGTTAAAAAAAATCACCCTGAGTGGATTGAAAAAGACGGCGTATGCCCTATATGCCTTGAGCACTACAAGAAACTCTTCAGGAAAAAAATCGATTCCCATCAGAAGAAGAAGCGGTGAAAACCCCGCTTTCAGGCCATATTCGCGATAAGCATTGTGGCAACCCTGTCAAATATAGCTCTTGTCGCGTTCTTAAACGCAATTCCGGCAACGGTAAACCTCTTTTCCCCGGAACTTGCCGGACGCGTCCAGCAAACCCTGCCTTTGATTATAATGGGCACTATCATATCCCTTCCCTGAAAATGAAGATTCACATCACAGGAATCCTTCAGGGGAGATGGAACCGCGACTTTAACACCGGCTTCGCATATGTCAAAAACCCGGGCGCTCATAAAGTAGCCTTTTGAAAAAAGTTTTTCCTCCCGCAGGCGGATTAACCCTTTAACATTCATCCTGCTCTTTCTGCGTCTTTCATAACCCCTGATTACTTCTTTCATAGTTTCGCCTCCTTTCCCCACAATGTCACCTTTATATAACACGCGGAGAAGGAGTTGGAAATTACAAGATCCCGCTATTTTTGTAATGCCTAACTCGTAACGATAGAACAATATACACTTGCATTTTTGTCTATGCCGTGTTAAGTTAATTTCCCGTTGGGGCAGAACCTGCCTGAGGGCAGAGTTATTGAGATAGTAACCCGCCACAAAGCGTAGGCGGATAAACATACAATTTGTCTAAACCAATTGCTCTTTTTTTATAATATAATTGTTTTACAAACGGAGGAGTGACAGAGTGGCCGATCGTGGCGGTCTTGAAAACCGTTGTCCCTCACGGGACCGTGGGTTCGAATCCTACCTCCTCCGCCATTACTTTTTATCACGCCATAACATATCCTATTGACAAGCATTTACAGAAATGCTATTATACCAAATAAGTTGATGTGCCCATGTTGTGCCCATAAAATGGATATGAAAATGTGATGAAATAATGGCTACTCTCCGAAAAAGAAAAAATGCTTATTACATAGATTACCGCGTTAGCGGACGCCGGCACCGCAAAGCCGTAGGCAAATCTAAGAAGATAGCCGAACTCGCCTTGAAAGATATTGAAGTAAAACTCGCCAAGAACGAAATAGGTATAATTGAAAAAGACCACCAGTTAAACAAACTTTTTGAAGAATTCCTAAATTACACAAAAACAAATAATGCTCCTGTCACTCACCGGCGTTACCATGCAATCATTAATAACTTCAAGAACTATATAAAACAATACCCGTTTATCACAAAAATATCCCATCTCAGCCCCAAATTATTAGAAGACTATAAATCCCATAGGAAAGAGCTCGGCGCTTCTAATAGAACTGTAAATATGGAGCTTCAGATGATTAAAACCACGCTTAATTTGGCTATTAAATGGGGGTATTCAAAAGAGAATCCGGCTATAAATATAAGATTTCTTAAGGAAGATAAAAATAAAAAGGCACGTTTCCTTTCAAAAGAAGAATGTCAGATTCTTTTAGAAAAGTGCGACAAATCCCTATATCCCATTTTCTATACCTTTCTGTACACTGGAATGAGAAAAGCAGAATTGGAAAATCTTAAATGGGATGACATAGACTTTGAAAGGCGAAAAATTAAAATCCGCATTAAAGATGACTGGAGGCCCAAATCCTCTGAAAGGGAAATACCTATAAGCAACGGTTTATACGATGTTCTTAAGAAACAGGAAAACCTT includes these proteins:
- a CDS encoding nucleoside deaminase, whose translation is MTLIKPDYMAEALKEAVKAFDKGEVPVGAVIINRYGSLIARAHNQSETLKDATAHAEMIAITQASNAIGGWRLADCTMYATKEPCTMCAGAIFLSRIKKVVYGCPEKRCGGLVQLIKTGKFPEIEASLEIEFQENRACAEILEEFFEKLRKK
- a CDS encoding tyrosine-type recombinase/integrase gives rise to the protein MKDIEVKLAKNEIGIIEKDHQLNKLFEEFLNYTKTNNAPVTHRRYHAIINNFKNYIKQYPFITKISHLSPKLLEDYKSHRKELGASNRTVNMELQMIKTTLNLAIKWGYSKENPAINIRFLKEDKNKKARFLSKEECQILLEKCDKSLYPIFYTFLYTGMRKAELENLKWDDIDFERRKIKIRIKDDWRPKSSEREIPISNGLYDVLKKQENLKKGPYVFHYAGDKIPPNSLRKKLLRITKKCGFPEVTKIHTLRHTFASHLVMNGVDLPTVKKLMGHSDIAITMIYSHLTDDHVDKAVERLDF
- a CDS encoding PilZ domain-containing protein; translated protein: MIKQPKLVVKGRRKVSRLKVRGKIKILEKSLFAKTEPFEVKMYDISEGGAKIVSEKQLKSKQEVVLSFQTKEMIKPIEMKGVILWTRILKSDNKDYTLAGLKFTSQNGKLFERVATMLYARML
- a CDS encoding PilZ domain-containing protein, which codes for MKEVIRGYERRRKSRMNVKGLIRLREEKLFSKGYFMSARVFDICEAGVKVAVPSPLKDSCDVNLHFQGRDMIVPIIIKGRVCWTRPASSGEKRFTVAGIAFKNATRAIFDRVATMLIANMA